One part of the Bacillus sp. FJAT-27916 genome encodes these proteins:
- a CDS encoding YciI family protein, with amino-acid sequence MLFMLIVKASKNSEAGNLPSPELMEAMTKYNEELVKAGVRVMSKGLHPSSKGIRISFPRPGEEPVVTEGPFTETQELIAGFILIDVKSRQEAIDWAMRMPDPQGFGEGQIELRQVF; translated from the coding sequence ATGCTCTTTATGTTGATTGTAAAAGCATCGAAGAATTCGGAGGCCGGTAACCTTCCTAGTCCTGAGCTTATGGAGGCTATGACAAAGTATAATGAGGAATTAGTTAAGGCAGGCGTGCGGGTTATGTCTAAAGGACTTCATCCAAGTTCAAAAGGAATCCGTATCTCATTTCCGCGTCCCGGAGAAGAGCCCGTGGTCACTGAAGGCCCCTTTACAGAAACGCAGGAGCTGATTGCAGGGTTCATCCTAATTGACGTGAAGTCGAGACAGGAGGCCATCGATTGGGCAATGCGTATGCCGGACCCTCAAGGATTTGGAGAAGGACAGATTGAATTGCGCCAAGTATTTTAA